In the Gammaproteobacteria bacterium genome, one interval contains:
- a CDS encoding polysaccharide export protein: MLLISLVFTAGCSQQPTLPAATSGAISTDYLIGPGDSLQVFVWRNPEVSTSVIVRPDGKLSTPLVEDLVAAGKTPTQLARDVERELANYLKEPLVTIMVSGFVGPYSQQVRVVGEAGRPQALAYREHMSVLDVMIAVGGLTEFAAGNKASIVRNVEGQQKQFGVRLDDLIREGDISANVPILPGDILIIPESWF, encoded by the coding sequence ATGTTACTCATCTCACTAGTGTTTACCGCCGGTTGTTCCCAGCAACCCACCTTGCCGGCGGCGACATCGGGTGCAATCAGCACCGATTATCTCATCGGCCCCGGGGATTCCTTACAGGTGTTTGTGTGGCGTAATCCCGAGGTGTCGACCTCGGTGATCGTCAGGCCCGATGGGAAGCTTTCTACCCCTTTAGTAGAAGACCTGGTCGCGGCGGGCAAGACGCCCACGCAGCTGGCGCGTGATGTGGAGCGTGAACTGGCGAATTATCTCAAGGAGCCGCTGGTGACGATTATGGTCAGCGGTTTTGTGGGCCCCTATAGCCAGCAGGTCCGGGTCGTGGGAGAGGCTGGCAGGCCGCAGGCGCTGGCGTATCGTGAGCATATGTCGGTGCTGGATGTGATGATTGCGGTCGGTGGCCTCACCGAATTTGCCGCCGGCAATAAGGCCTCCATCGTCAGGAATGTTGAGGGCCAGCAGAAACAGTTTGGCGTGCGCCTGGATGATCTCATTCGCGAGGGGGATATCAGTGCCAACGTGCCCATATTGCCAGGCGATATCCTGATTATTCCTGAATCCTGGTTTTAG
- a CDS encoding DUF4114 domain-containing protein, protein MNKKLMGIAAAAMLASGSSWAVSFGDVATDGVAIQSVLDSIATDGVNNVNATTDYLSDGNDSYWSVGGSGGSISTIVVELAGFANTNTFGIYDKVTAQHIQLFAGANDAGDQALVSILADGSVYVNFADTGIDFAGNKFAYYLNANGQNLFYSDTDLNADGVDHMAAYQGVGEEIEIAPFAAGPWGANEYILAWEDLYGGGDRDFVDFVVLVESVTPVPAPATLALIGLGLIGMGFRARRKAA, encoded by the coding sequence ATGAACAAAAAACTGATGGGAATCGCAGCAGCAGCAATGCTGGCCAGCGGTTCATCATGGGCTGTAAGCTTTGGTGATGTAGCAACTGATGGTGTGGCGATACAGTCTGTTCTTGATAGCATCGCTACTGATGGCGTCAACAACGTCAATGCGACAACCGATTATTTGAGTGATGGAAATGACTCGTACTGGAGCGTTGGCGGTTCCGGTGGCAGCATTTCAACCATCGTGGTTGAGCTGGCTGGTTTTGCCAATACCAATACCTTTGGTATCTATGACAAGGTCACCGCTCAGCACATTCAGCTCTTCGCGGGCGCCAATGATGCTGGCGATCAGGCACTGGTTTCAATTCTGGCCGACGGTTCAGTATATGTGAACTTTGCTGATACCGGCATCGATTTCGCCGGCAACAAGTTTGCCTACTATCTGAATGCCAATGGGCAGAACCTGTTCTACAGTGATACCGATCTTAACGCCGATGGCGTCGATCACATGGCCGCTTATCAGGGTGTTGGTGAAGAAATTGAAATTGCACCATTTGCCGCCGGTCCTTGGGGCGCGAATGAGTATATCCTGGCCTGGGAAGACCTGTATGGCGGTGGTGACAGGGATTTCGTCGATTTCGTAGTCCTGGTTGAGTCAGTAACGCCGGTGCCTGCTCCTGCTACCCTGGCCCTGATCGGCCTTGGTCTAATCGGTATGGGCTTTCGCGCACGTCGTAAAGCAGCGTAA